One window from the genome of Pantoea vagans encodes:
- a CDS encoding cation-transporting P-type ATPase codes for MLNNDKQDKALALSERPWYQRSVAEIFSDLQSSPAGLSTADAQERLQKQGPNALPQKADKSALLKFIAHFKDVLIYILLAAAVITALMGHWVDTFVIIGVAVINALIGFIQESNAEKSLKSIQNMLASEAMLVRDGKQVTVATRDIVVGDVVMLRPGDKIPADLRLFEVNNLRVEEAILTGESTVVSKNIDTLSGEKSLGDRLNLAFSGTTVSSGTASGVVIASGGDTELGHINEMISGIKEAKTPLLVQIDKLGKAIFLIILAMMVVLFIFGFMLRDIPLGELLLSVISLAVATVPEGLPAIISIILSLGVQSMARTNAIIRKLPTVETLGAMSVICSDKTGTLTMNEMTVKAVVLAKSRWRVSGNSYEPKGEIVAEQGGNAGASAAQDPLFQQFLHAVDTCNESQLRQESQGLWTIVGGPTEGALKVLAAKGLTTPQPVDVVSKLPFDSLYKYMSVSCVANGESYILLTGAPDVLLTLCQQQQTPEGAEPIDRAYWDAAITTYASEGLRTVAAAWKKTSAPITSLDHADLKSDMVLLGLACMMDPPRPEAITAIDECQKAGIRVKMITGDHQETAMAIGQMLGIGNSQTAITGYQLEHMSDAELAEAAKTYDIFARTSPEHKLRLVKALEASGEIVGMTGDGVNDAPALKQANVGIAMGIKGTEVTKEAADMILADDNFATIAAAIKEGRRVYDNLKKTILFVMPTCMAQGLLIIIAILMGNLLPLTPVQILWMNMATSATLSFGLAFEPAEPNAMRRPPRNVKAHVMDAYAIWRVVFVSLLISISAFVLEAWLQPRGYSPEFIRTVLLQMLVTAQWVYMLNCRNTDGFSLDRGLLKNRGIWLVTLVLIVLQAIIIYVPLMNTLFGTRPLPINYWLISLFVSIAIFIVVEIEKRLTRAWRVKTPSLS; via the coding sequence ATGCTAAATAATGATAAGCAGGATAAAGCGTTAGCTTTATCTGAGCGCCCCTGGTATCAGCGTAGTGTAGCCGAGATATTTTCTGACCTGCAAAGCTCTCCGGCAGGATTATCGACTGCTGACGCACAGGAACGTCTGCAGAAACAGGGGCCAAACGCGCTGCCGCAAAAAGCGGATAAATCAGCGCTGCTCAAATTTATCGCCCATTTTAAAGATGTGCTGATTTATATTCTGCTGGCCGCAGCGGTGATCACCGCGCTCATGGGCCACTGGGTGGATACCTTTGTCATTATCGGCGTAGCCGTTATCAATGCCCTGATCGGCTTTATTCAGGAGAGCAATGCCGAGAAATCGCTGAAGAGCATTCAGAACATGCTTGCCAGTGAAGCGATGCTGGTGCGGGATGGCAAACAGGTCACCGTTGCAACACGCGATATTGTGGTCGGCGACGTGGTGATGTTACGTCCCGGCGACAAAATTCCGGCTGACCTCAGACTGTTTGAGGTCAACAATCTGCGGGTGGAAGAGGCGATTCTCACCGGCGAATCGACGGTGGTGTCTAAGAACATTGACACGCTGAGCGGTGAAAAGTCGCTGGGGGACCGTCTGAATCTGGCATTTTCCGGCACCACAGTCAGCTCCGGCACCGCCTCAGGTGTGGTTATCGCCAGCGGGGGTGATACGGAACTGGGCCATATCAACGAAATGATCAGCGGCATAAAAGAGGCTAAAACCCCGCTGCTGGTGCAGATCGACAAACTGGGTAAAGCGATTTTCCTTATCATCCTGGCGATGATGGTGGTGCTGTTTATCTTCGGTTTCATGCTGCGTGACATTCCGCTGGGCGAACTGCTGCTGTCCGTCATCAGCCTGGCCGTCGCCACCGTGCCGGAAGGTCTGCCCGCCATTATCTCCATTATTCTGTCGCTGGGTGTGCAGTCGATGGCGCGCACCAATGCGATTATCCGCAAACTGCCGACGGTCGAAACCCTGGGCGCCATGTCCGTTATCTGTTCTGATAAAACCGGCACGCTCACTATGAATGAGATGACGGTGAAAGCGGTGGTGCTGGCAAAAAGCCGCTGGCGCGTCAGCGGCAACAGTTACGAACCCAAAGGCGAAATTGTGGCTGAGCAGGGCGGCAACGCGGGTGCTTCGGCGGCACAGGATCCGTTGTTCCAGCAGTTCCTCCATGCGGTAGACACCTGTAATGAAAGTCAGCTGCGTCAGGAAAGCCAGGGGCTCTGGACGATTGTTGGCGGCCCGACTGAAGGTGCACTGAAAGTGCTGGCAGCCAAAGGTCTGACGACGCCTCAGCCGGTTGACGTGGTGAGCAAGCTGCCGTTCGATTCCCTCTATAAATATATGTCGGTCAGCTGTGTGGCTAACGGTGAATCTTATATTCTGCTGACCGGCGCACCGGATGTGCTGCTGACGCTGTGTCAGCAGCAGCAAACGCCGGAGGGTGCAGAGCCGATTGACCGTGCTTACTGGGATGCGGCTATTACCACCTATGCCAGTGAAGGATTACGCACCGTTGCTGCGGCCTGGAAAAAAACCTCCGCACCCATTACCTCGCTGGATCATGCCGATCTGAAAAGTGACATGGTGCTGCTGGGGCTTGCCTGCATGATGGATCCGCCGCGTCCTGAAGCCATAACTGCCATTGATGAATGCCAGAAAGCGGGCATCCGCGTCAAAATGATCACCGGCGACCATCAGGAAACGGCAATGGCGATTGGTCAGATGCTGGGAATAGGCAACAGCCAGACGGCCATCACGGGCTACCAGCTTGAACATATGAGTGACGCTGAACTTGCCGAGGCGGCAAAAACCTATGATATTTTTGCCCGCACCAGCCCGGAACATAAACTGCGTCTGGTGAAAGCACTGGAAGCGAGCGGCGAGATCGTGGGTATGACCGGCGACGGCGTCAATGACGCACCGGCGCTGAAGCAGGCGAACGTCGGCATCGCGATGGGGATTAAAGGCACGGAGGTGACAAAAGAAGCGGCCGATATGATTCTGGCCGACGACAACTTCGCTACCATTGCGGCGGCAATCAAAGAAGGCCGTCGGGTTTATGACAACCTGAAAAAAACCATTCTGTTCGTTATGCCAACCTGTATGGCGCAGGGACTGCTGATTATTATCGCGATTCTGATGGGTAATCTGCTGCCGTTAACGCCGGTTCAGATCCTGTGGATGAACATGGCGACCTCCGCCACGCTGTCGTTTGGTCTGGCATTTGAGCCAGCTGAACCCAATGCGATGCGCCGGCCACCCCGTAATGTCAAAGCACACGTAATGGACGCTTACGCCATCTGGCGTGTGGTGTTTGTCAGCCTGCTGATTTCAATCAGTGCCTTTGTGCTGGAAGCCTGGCTGCAACCGCGTGGCTACAGTCCTGAATTTATCCGCACCGTGCTGCTGCAGATGCTGGTTACGGCGCAGTGGGTCTACATGCTTAACTGCCGCAACACAGATGGTTTCTCCCTGGACCGTGGCCTGCTGAAAAACCGTGGTATCTGGCTGGTGACGCTGGTACTGATTGTTCTTCAGGCGATCATTATCTACGTGCCGCTGATGAACACGCTGTTCGGAACCCGGCCGCTGCCGATTAACTACTGGCTGATTTCGCTGTTTGTCAGTATCGCAATCTTCATCGTGGTAGAGATTGAGAAACGCCTCACCCGCGCATGGCGGGTGAAGACGCCGTCACTGAGTTAA
- a CDS encoding efflux RND transporter periplasmic adaptor subunit, translating into MIKRKVIPVFLCCLFMTACDERKEPDAPPPRVIKVFTLEPDIAQNIRVFPARIQAGDNTDLAFKRAGQLVQLDIRDGTPVKAGQILATLNDADAKLRVRDRQTALQLAERQFQRFNTLAQRSAVSKSEMDVQRANRDAAATALKIAQEELQFLTLRAPFDGVIARVQARNHQVVATGQPIALLTRADLLDVIFTLPETLFTSLDIQNIHYQPEVQLNALPGRFFTAQYKEHTSQTDAATLTYQVVLTMPRPADLPGVAGLSGSVRVKLHNLPNAPAQPRLVVPSAAVFNPDRSPTNQPHVWLVEQDGEALRIKDRPVEVGRLTAQGIEIVSGLQPGDRIVAAGVGELRDGEAVRIWQRERGL; encoded by the coding sequence ATGATTAAACGCAAGGTTATTCCCGTTTTTCTCTGTTGCTTATTTATGACAGCGTGCGATGAAAGAAAAGAACCGGACGCGCCGCCACCCCGCGTAATAAAAGTTTTTACTCTTGAGCCGGACATTGCGCAGAATATCCGGGTATTTCCTGCACGTATTCAGGCCGGAGATAATACTGACCTGGCTTTCAAAAGGGCGGGCCAGCTGGTACAGCTGGATATACGTGACGGAACGCCCGTGAAAGCGGGGCAAATTCTCGCCACCCTGAACGACGCGGATGCGAAACTGCGGGTACGCGATCGTCAGACGGCGCTGCAGCTGGCGGAGCGGCAATTTCAGCGCTTTAACACGCTGGCCCAGCGCAGCGCCGTTTCAAAATCGGAAATGGATGTGCAGCGAGCTAACCGCGATGCCGCCGCTACCGCACTGAAAATCGCGCAGGAAGAGTTGCAGTTTCTGACCCTGCGCGCGCCGTTTGATGGCGTGATTGCCAGAGTGCAGGCGCGTAATCATCAGGTGGTGGCCACAGGACAGCCGATTGCGCTGCTGACCCGGGCCGATTTGCTCGACGTTATCTTCACGCTGCCGGAAACCCTCTTCACCAGCCTGGACATCCAGAATATTCACTATCAGCCGGAGGTGCAGTTGAACGCCCTGCCCGGTCGCTTTTTCACCGCGCAATACAAAGAGCACACCAGCCAGACCGACGCTGCCACGCTGACGTACCAGGTGGTGCTGACCATGCCGCGTCCCGCTGATCTGCCTGGCGTTGCCGGTCTCAGCGGCTCGGTGCGCGTTAAGCTGCATAATCTGCCGAATGCCCCTGCGCAGCCACGGCTGGTGGTGCCATCGGCTGCGGTGTTCAATCCCGACCGCAGCCCGACTAACCAGCCGCACGTCTGGCTGGTTGAGCAGGATGGCGAGGCGCTGCGCATTAAAGATCGTCCCGTCGAAGTGGGTCGTCTCACCGCACAGGGTATTGAAATCGTCAGCGGGCTGCAGCCGGGCGACCGCATTGTTGCTGCCGGTGTGGGTGAGCTGCGTGACGGTGAAGCGGTGCGCATCTGGCAGCGTGAGCGGGGGTTATAA
- a CDS encoding efflux RND transporter permease subunit, with amino-acid sequence MRIQEHFLDKPIRIWMVILLLGVGGIYALLNIGRLEDPLFTIKSAVIVTHYPGASAQQVEEEVTLPLENALQRLPSLDNVTSISGNGLSQITVNIHTRYLADQLPQIWDELRRRVGDAARQFPPGVQAPLVNDDFGDVYGYFFVIHGKDFTNSELRNYADQLRRDLVLVPGVAKVAVAGVEQEEVRIALSASKMTAYGMTPQRVADLLNRNNSVASAGTLRVDSESIRFHPTGELKTLDDLANLPILPAGSPQNVHLRDIATLTRGVTDNPANIYFADGEAALAIGISFAPGVNVIDVGDALSARITHYQQDTPAGISLKVFYNQAHEVKQSVDGFILNFLMALAIVVGTLLLFMGLRSGMVIAASLALNVLGTLLIMYLFKLELQRVSLGALIISLSMLVDNAIVVVEGVKIDHQRGHPLQQAISRMVRRTALPLLGATVIAILAFAPIGLSQDSTGEYCKSLFQVLLISLMLSWVTALTLTPVFINWSEKRRGAAKPAKTDISDPYQGIVFRLYRQTLSGLLRFRLITLTAMVALLALSLYGFTLVKQNFFPSSSTPVFFTDLWLPYGTDIHYTADTAAEIARFINQDPDVAATVTTVGQGALRFTLTYDAARQYSNFAQIMVRVKDGRQLDALALKTENYIQQNFPQVNQRIKRIQFGSASDSAIALRVTGPDPEVLRHIGSQLDAIFLADGSTFPVRNDWQERSKVIRPVYSALRGQELGIDKRDIDQALRMNFSGDAVGIFRDGSRLMPVMLYPADEERQSVDHIENIQLWSAALQHFVPLSNVISDFRLEWENPLIMRRDRTRVLTVQTDPDPASGLTSAQVVARVQPQIDQLKLPAGYRLEWGGELESSREAQSGLLSSLPAGFLAMFIITVLMFNSLRDAVAIWITVPLAMIGVTCGFLITGIPFGFMALIGLLSLSGMLLRNGIVLIEEIRLFRQEKPLQLAIIDAATSRLRPILLTAFTTVLGLLPLLRDVFFQSMAVVIIFGLGFATVLTLLVLPVIYRCFHGREAHGE; translated from the coding sequence ATGCGTATTCAGGAGCACTTTCTTGATAAACCCATTCGCATCTGGATGGTTATTCTGCTGCTGGGCGTGGGCGGCATTTATGCCCTGCTGAACATTGGCCGCCTTGAGGATCCGCTGTTTACCATCAAATCGGCGGTGATTGTCACCCACTATCCTGGTGCGTCAGCCCAGCAGGTCGAAGAAGAGGTGACTCTGCCGCTGGAGAATGCGCTGCAACGCCTGCCCTCACTGGACAATGTCACCTCCATTTCAGGCAATGGCCTGTCGCAGATTACCGTCAATATCCATACCCGCTATCTTGCCGATCAGCTGCCGCAAATCTGGGATGAGCTACGCCGTCGCGTCGGCGATGCGGCCCGGCAGTTTCCGCCAGGCGTGCAGGCTCCGCTGGTTAACGACGACTTCGGCGATGTTTATGGCTATTTCTTCGTTATACACGGCAAAGACTTTACGAACAGCGAACTGCGTAACTATGCCGATCAGCTGCGGCGCGATCTGGTGCTGGTGCCCGGCGTGGCGAAGGTCGCGGTAGCGGGCGTTGAGCAGGAGGAGGTCCGCATTGCCCTTTCTGCCAGCAAAATGACCGCCTATGGCATGACGCCGCAGCGCGTCGCCGATCTGCTGAACCGGAATAACAGCGTTGCCAGTGCCGGCACGCTGCGGGTCGACAGCGAATCAATCCGTTTTCACCCTACCGGCGAGCTAAAGACACTCGACGACCTGGCGAATCTGCCCATTCTGCCTGCGGGCAGTCCGCAGAACGTGCATCTGCGCGATATCGCCACCCTGACACGTGGCGTGACCGATAATCCTGCCAATATCTACTTTGCCGATGGTGAAGCGGCACTGGCAATCGGCATTTCATTTGCGCCTGGCGTCAACGTGATTGATGTCGGCGACGCGCTCTCCGCCCGGATAACACACTATCAGCAGGATACCCCCGCCGGGATCAGCCTGAAGGTGTTCTACAACCAGGCACATGAAGTGAAACAGTCTGTTGATGGCTTTATCCTCAACTTCCTGATGGCGCTGGCGATTGTGGTGGGAACGCTGCTGCTGTTTATGGGCCTGCGCAGCGGCATGGTGATTGCCGCGTCACTGGCACTTAACGTGCTCGGCACGCTTCTGATCATGTACCTGTTTAAACTGGAACTGCAGCGGGTGTCGCTGGGCGCGCTGATTATTTCGCTCAGCATGCTGGTGGATAATGCCATCGTGGTAGTTGAAGGGGTGAAGATCGACCACCAGCGCGGACATCCTTTACAGCAGGCGATTTCCCGCATGGTACGCCGCACTGCCCTGCCCCTGCTGGGTGCCACGGTGATCGCGATACTCGCCTTTGCACCGATTGGCCTGTCGCAGGACTCAACCGGCGAATATTGTAAATCGCTGTTCCAGGTGCTGCTGATTTCCCTGATGCTGAGCTGGGTAACCGCGCTGACGCTGACCCCGGTATTTATCAACTGGAGCGAGAAACGTCGTGGTGCAGCGAAGCCCGCAAAAACTGACATCTCCGATCCTTATCAGGGCATCGTTTTCCGGCTCTATCGTCAGACGCTGAGCGGCCTTTTGCGTTTTCGCTTGATCACGCTGACGGCGATGGTCGCACTGCTGGCACTGTCGCTGTATGGCTTTACCCTGGTGAAGCAGAACTTTTTCCCCTCATCCAGCACGCCGGTCTTTTTTACCGATCTCTGGCTGCCCTATGGCACCGATATCCACTACACCGCAGATACCGCAGCGGAAATTGCCCGGTTTATTAATCAGGATCCGGACGTCGCGGCGACGGTCACCACCGTGGGCCAGGGCGCACTACGCTTTACCCTGACCTATGACGCGGCGCGCCAGTACAGCAACTTCGCGCAGATTATGGTGCGGGTCAAGGATGGCCGACAGCTGGATGCGCTGGCGCTGAAAACTGAGAATTATATTCAGCAAAACTTCCCGCAGGTGAATCAGCGCATCAAACGTATTCAGTTTGGCAGCGCCAGTGACAGCGCGATTGCCCTGCGGGTAACCGGCCCGGATCCGGAAGTGCTGCGTCACATCGGCAGCCAGCTGGATGCGATTTTTCTGGCGGATGGCTCGACGTTCCCGGTACGCAACGACTGGCAGGAGCGCAGTAAAGTGATCCGCCCGGTTTATTCCGCACTGCGTGGTCAGGAGCTGGGCATCGATAAACGCGACATCGATCAGGCGCTGAGAATGAATTTCAGCGGCGATGCCGTAGGCATTTTCCGGGACGGATCGCGGCTGATGCCGGTGATGCTCTACCCGGCTGATGAAGAGCGGCAGAGTGTTGATCACATCGAAAACATTCAGCTCTGGAGCGCAGCCCTGCAGCACTTTGTGCCGCTGAGCAATGTGATTTCTGACTTCCGGCTGGAGTGGGAGAATCCGCTCATTATGCGTCGTGACCGTACGCGCGTGCTGACGGTGCAGACCGACCCCGATCCCGCCTCAGGATTAACCTCCGCGCAGGTGGTGGCACGGGTTCAGCCGCAGATCGATCAGCTTAAACTCCCGGCGGGCTACCGGCTTGAGTGGGGTGGCGAGCTGGAGAGCTCACGTGAAGCACAAAGCGGATTGCTGAGTTCGCTGCCGGCGGGCTTCCTGGCCATGTTCATCATTACCGTGCTGATGTTCAACTCGCTGCGTGACGCCGTCGCAATCTGGATCACCGTGCCGCTGGCGATGATTGGTGTCACCTGTGGCTTTTTGATCACCGGTATTCCGTTTGGCTTTATGGCGCTGATTGGACTGCTCAGCCTGTCAGGGATGTTGCTCCGTAACGGGATCGTGCTGATTGAGGAGATCCGACTGTTCCGGCAGGAGAAGCCGTTGCAGCTGGCGATTATTGATGCGGCGACATCACGTCTTCGCCCTATCCTGCTGACGGCCTTTACTACCGTACTGGGCCTGCTGCCGCTGCTGCGCGACGTCTTTTTTCAGAGCATGGCGGTGGTGATTATTTTTGGTCTGGGATTCGCGACGGTGCTGACACTGCTGGTGCTGCCGGTGATCTATCGCTGCTTCCACGGACGGGAGGCGCACGGTGAATAA
- a CDS encoding acyltransferase family protein produces the protein MNKTGLAMLKTLACITAVSFFTLYQSYDSYHYDVNLTLNVLSFISTIATPLYFLLSGYLDAGELHTPAWQLGKIRRILLIFIFWFSFFWFAGMHHRGYLIQPWFVIALIVIYVSHPLIDWLIQRPGVMAAGILLLLVLAFAYDLLASLYPGQRAFSLLPEYRIWTWVLYYLTGRLMAAPRVMQLLTSPRVIKISLLLLPAVYLFTWLYERYYFIARFLATHNDVVLTGSQVYLLVVLIVISINAIRLPDKAQWLTTFLTTLGKTMTGVYILHYLIFGVLAAAIRIQTLGDKLLVIALTLIFSMALSLLLLRIPGVSKLISL, from the coding sequence GTGAATAAGACCGGGCTGGCAATGCTGAAGACGCTGGCCTGTATCACCGCCGTGTCGTTTTTCACGCTGTATCAGAGTTACGACAGCTACCATTACGACGTTAATCTGACGCTGAATGTGCTGAGTTTTATCTCGACCATTGCCACACCGCTCTATTTTCTGCTTAGCGGCTATCTCGACGCGGGCGAGCTGCACACGCCCGCGTGGCAGCTCGGCAAAATTCGCCGCATTCTGCTGATTTTTATCTTCTGGTTCAGCTTTTTCTGGTTTGCCGGGATGCACCACAGAGGCTACCTGATCCAGCCGTGGTTTGTGATTGCACTGATTGTCATTTACGTCTCCCATCCGCTAATCGACTGGCTGATTCAGCGGCCTGGCGTAATGGCAGCAGGGATTTTGCTGTTGCTGGTGCTGGCCTTTGCTTATGACCTGCTCGCCAGCCTCTATCCGGGCCAGCGGGCTTTTTCGCTGCTGCCAGAATACCGAATCTGGACATGGGTACTTTATTACCTCACTGGCCGGCTGATGGCTGCACCACGTGTGATGCAGTTACTGACATCACCCAGAGTGATAAAGATAAGCCTGCTGCTGCTGCCCGCGGTGTATCTCTTTACGTGGCTGTATGAGCGCTATTACTTTATTGCGCGCTTTCTGGCGACCCACAACGACGTAGTGCTGACGGGTTCACAGGTTTATCTGCTGGTGGTGCTGATCGTGATCAGCATTAACGCTATCCGGCTGCCGGATAAAGCCCAATGGCTGACCACATTTCTGACCACCCTCGGCAAAACCATGACCGGCGTTTATATCCTGCATTACCTGATTTTTGGTGTGCTGGCGGCCGCTATCCGCATTCAGACCCTGGGCGACAAGCTGCTGGTCATCGCCCTGACGCTGATCTTCTCAATGGCGCTGTCACTGCTGCTGTTGCGCATCCCCGGCGTCAGTAAGCTGATCAGTCTGTAA
- a CDS encoding DJ-1/PfpI family protein: protein MNRPLQIGLLLFPDVTQLDLTGPWEVFARTPGVACHLIWKDCQPVRSDRGLSILPTATFDDCPLLDVICVPGGPGQIALMSDEETLNFLRRQAEQAQWVTSVCTGSLVLGAAGLLKGYRATSHWSSIDQLALLGAEPVNQRVVRDRNRISGAGVTSGIDFALTLVAEIAGDVVARAVQLQMEYDPEPPFSCGSPQTAPPEEVAQARAKMAEFIATRRAATEHAARRLQTDQLTDAGDAQQQQ, encoded by the coding sequence ATGAATCGTCCGCTACAGATTGGTCTGTTACTTTTCCCCGATGTTACCCAGCTCGATTTAACCGGCCCGTGGGAGGTGTTTGCACGCACGCCCGGCGTGGCGTGCCATCTGATCTGGAAAGATTGTCAGCCGGTGCGCTCCGATCGCGGCCTGTCGATATTACCAACTGCTACCTTTGACGATTGCCCGTTACTGGATGTGATCTGCGTACCGGGTGGGCCAGGACAGATTGCCCTGATGTCGGATGAGGAAACGCTAAATTTTCTGCGACGGCAGGCTGAACAGGCGCAATGGGTCACGTCGGTCTGTACCGGTTCGCTGGTGCTGGGCGCTGCCGGATTGCTGAAAGGGTACCGTGCGACCTCACACTGGAGCTCCATCGACCAACTGGCTTTACTGGGCGCGGAGCCGGTGAATCAGCGGGTGGTGCGTGACCGCAACCGTATCAGCGGCGCGGGCGTCACTTCCGGCATTGATTTTGCGCTGACGCTGGTGGCGGAAATCGCCGGGGACGTCGTCGCCAGAGCCGTTCAGCTGCAGATGGAATATGACCCCGAACCGCCGTTTTCCTGCGGCTCGCCGCAGACCGCGCCGCCCGAGGAGGTGGCGCAGGCGCGGGCGAAAATGGCTGAGTTCATTGCCACGCGCCGTGCAGCAACGGAGCATGCCGCGCGGCGATTACAGACTGATCAGCTTACTGACGCCGGGGATGCGCAACAGCAGCAGTGA
- a CDS encoding AzlD domain-containing protein: MTHQGMIIAGIAMLAAGTYLMRFAGVRLGNRLPISERTQQMLSDAATVLLLAVAATTTLFEGQHFAGVARVAGVGFALLLAWRRAPLIVIILGAAAMTALLRFLGVA, from the coding sequence ATGACGCATCAGGGAATGATCATCGCCGGGATTGCCATGCTGGCCGCCGGAACGTATCTGATGCGCTTTGCCGGCGTCAGGCTGGGAAACCGTCTTCCGATTAGCGAGCGTACTCAGCAGATGCTCTCCGACGCTGCCACGGTTCTACTGCTGGCGGTGGCGGCGACCACCACGCTGTTTGAAGGCCAGCATTTTGCCGGTGTGGCACGAGTGGCAGGCGTGGGTTTTGCTCTGTTACTGGCATGGCGTCGGGCACCACTGATTGTCATTATTCTGGGGGCGGCAGCGATGACCGCGCTGTTGCGTTTTCTCGGCGTGGCCTGA
- a CDS encoding AzlC family ABC transporter permease: MLFPQMQLLDRGVIKAIFLVCLADGIVGLSYGSLASADGFPLWVPLALSTLVLAGASEFLFIGIVAGGGSPFTAAAAGLLVNARHLPFGIAVKDLVGKGPRGWFGCHIMNDESVVFGISQPQLAQRRSAYWLCGIGIGLIWPVSVMVGAAVGQFIPDVSVIGLDAVFPAILIALIFPALRQRRTRIPATVGALLSLLATPLVPAGMPVLFSLLGLLTWRSRK; this comes from the coding sequence ATGCTTTTTCCGCAAATGCAGTTGCTGGACAGAGGGGTGATCAAAGCGATTTTTCTGGTCTGCCTGGCTGATGGAATTGTCGGTTTATCCTATGGCTCGCTGGCCTCCGCCGACGGGTTTCCGCTCTGGGTGCCGCTGGCGCTGTCAACGCTGGTGCTGGCAGGCGCGTCTGAGTTTCTGTTTATCGGCATCGTGGCTGGTGGCGGCAGTCCCTTTACCGCGGCCGCCGCGGGCCTGCTGGTGAATGCGCGTCATCTGCCTTTTGGCATTGCGGTCAAAGATCTGGTTGGAAAGGGGCCCCGGGGCTGGTTTGGTTGTCACATCATGAATGATGAAAGCGTGGTGTTTGGTATCTCACAACCACAGCTGGCCCAGCGTCGCAGCGCCTACTGGCTGTGCGGCATCGGTATCGGCTTAATCTGGCCGGTGAGCGTTATGGTTGGGGCGGCGGTTGGCCAGTTTATTCCCGATGTCTCGGTGATTGGACTGGATGCGGTGTTTCCGGCGATCCTGATTGCCCTGATCTTCCCGGCGCTGCGCCAGCGGCGGACCCGGATCCCTGCCACCGTCGGCGCGCTGCTCTCATTGCTGGCGACGCCGCTGGTTCCGGCGGGCATGCCGGTGCTGTTCTCGCTGCTGGGCCTGCTGACATGGAGATCGCGCAAATGA